In Rutidosis leptorrhynchoides isolate AG116_Rl617_1_P2 chromosome 2, CSIRO_AGI_Rlap_v1, whole genome shotgun sequence, one genomic interval encodes:
- the LOC139894442 gene encoding DEAD-box ATP-dependent RNA helicase 14-like — MVATATETTTAAPRYAPEDPTLPKPWKGLVDGKTGYLYYWNPDTNVTQYERPEGPKGSAQPKKSSSGGISSAVLVEHTSQQENGFNDDDDRYGRSNNGGSKYSSGTRCHEGTRNGSHRSHSSPNETLAVGPGGTSVRPYTSSGGSGLSPDAYRRKHEITVTGDNVPPPFTSFEDTGFPSELLREVLEAGFTAPTPIQAQSWPVALQSRDIVAIAKTGSGKTLGYLVPGFLHLKRVHKNRQLGPTVLVLSPTRELATQIQVEAVKFGKSSKILCTCLYGGAPKGPQLRDLDRGTDIVVATPGRLNDILEMRRISLGQVTYLVLDEADRMLDMGFEPQIRKIVNAIPERRQTLMYTATWPKEVRKIAADLLVNPVQVNIGNVDELVANKSITQYIEVIAPMEKQRRLEQILRSQEPRAKVIIFCSTKKMCDQLGRNLTRQFSAAVIHGDKSQGERDYVLNQFRSGRSPVLVATDVAARGLDIKDIRVVINYDFPTGVEDYVHRIGRTGRAGATGEAYTFFGEQDAKHASDLIKVLEGANQRVPAEIRGMSSRSGGMGNKFKRWGSGPGSSFGGGRDGGRGGRSGSSFGGRSSFGGRSGFGGRDSNRFASGGYQQKSFNDNFVGAGEKRGRSRSPPGKVGSGWGRTHSRSRSPERFDKAPMASRNNMKSAPDVFRPRFRPPGADEDEEGMIRE; from the exons ATGGTTGCTACTGCTACTGAAACTACGACTGCGGCTCCTCGTTATGCGCCAGAGGATCCTACTCTTCCTAAACCATGGAAAGGATTAGTTGATGGTAAGACTGGGTATCTTTATTATTGGAATCCGGATACGAATGTTACGCAATATGAGCGGCCGGAGGGGCCTAAGGGTTCTGCTCAACCGAAAAAGTCCTCTTCTGGTGGTATAAGTTCTGCAGTTTTGGTTGAACATACTTCTCAACAAGAGAATGGGTTTAATGATGATGACGATAGATATGGTAGAAGCAACAATGGTGGATCTAAGTATTCTTCTGGAACAAGATGTCATGAA GGTACAAGAAATGGGTCCCATCGTTCACACAGCTCCCCAAATGAGACACTTGCTGTGGGACCAGGAGGAACTTCTGTTCGGCCTTACACCTCCTCAGGTGGAAGTGGTTTATCACCAGATGCGTATCGTCGGAAACATGAGATAACTGTAACG GGAGACAATGTGCCCCCGCCTTTCACGTCATTCGAAGACACAGGGTTCCCTTCTGAGTTGCTGCGAGAG GTACTTGAGGCTGGGTTTACAGCCCCAACTCCAATTCAAGCACAGTCATGGCCTGTTGCTCTTCAAAGTAGGGACATAGTTGCCATTGCAAAGACGGGTTCTGGGAAGACTTTGGGTTATCTGGTTCCTGGATTTTTACATCTTAAAAGAGTCCACAAGAATCGACAATTGGGTCCAACTGTTTTGGTTCTATCACCCACTCGAGAGTTGGCTACACAGATACAAGTAGAAGCTGTCAAATTTGGAAAATCGTCTAAGATACTATGCACG TGCTTATATGGAGGAGCACCAAAGGGCCCACAACTAAGAGATCTAGACCGTGGCACTGATATTGTAGTTGCGACTCCTGGTCGGTTAAATGATATTTTGGAGATGAGAAGAATAAGCCTTGGTCAGGTTACTTATTTGGTCTTGGATGAGGCTGACAGAATGTTGGACATGGGATTTGAACCTCAAATAAGGAAAATAGTTAATGCGATTCCTGAACGTCGTCAGACTCTTATGTACACTGCTACGTGGCCAAAGGAGGTCCGTAAAATTGCAGCAGATCTATTGGTTAACCCAGTTCAGGTCAACATCGGGAATGTTGATGAGCTTGTTGCCAATAAGTCAATCACACAG TATATTGAGGTTATAGCTCCGATGGAGAAACAAAGACGATTGGAGCAGATCCTTCGATCTCAAGAACCGAGAGCGAAGGTCATTATCTTTTGTTCAACTAAAAAGATGTGCGATCAACTGGGTCGTAATTTGACTCGCCAATTTTCTGCTGCTGTAATTCATGGCGACAAATCTCAAGGGGAGAGGGATTATGTGTTGAATCAGTTTCGCAGTGGCAGGTCTCCAGTACTTGTAGCCACTGATGTTGCTGCCAGGGGATTAGATATTAAAGATATCAG GGTGGTTATCAATTATGACTTTCCTACCGGAGTCGAAGACTATGTACATCGAATCGGAAGGACTGGGAGAGCAGGTGCAACCGGAGAGGCTTATACATTTTTCGGTGAGCAGGATGCAAAACATGCTTCAGACCTCATCAAAGTATTGGAAGGCGCAAATCAACGTGTACCCGCAGAAATTAGAGGCATGTCATCACGCAGTGGTGGAATGGGTAACAAGTTTAAACGATGGGGTTCTGGGCCTGGGTCTAGTTTTGGGGGTGGTCGTGATGGAGGCCGCGGAGGTCGATCTGGTTCAAGCTTTGGTGGAAGAAGTAGTTTCGGTGGAAGGAGTGGCTTCGGAGGTCGCGACAG CAATAGGTTTGCTTCGGGTGGGTACCAACAAAAGAGCTTTAATGATAATTTTGTTGGTGCTGGAGAGAAGCGTGGCAGGAGCCGAAGTCCACCTGGCAAAGTTGGTTCAGGATGGGGTAGGACCCACAGTCGTAGCCGTAGCCCTGAGAGATTTGACAAGGCACCAATGGCGTCTAGAAACAATATGAAATCAGCACCTGACGTGTTTCGTCCTCGATTTCGTCCACCTGGTGCTGATGAAGATGAGGAGGGTATGATTCGAGAGTAA